One region of Zingiber officinale cultivar Zhangliang chromosome 7B, Zo_v1.1, whole genome shotgun sequence genomic DNA includes:
- the LOC122005980 gene encoding uncharacterized protein LOC122005980, protein MPSAIRKRPKSWPPETSKPLQFIGREPSTAIFPSKADLLRLCAVVAIAASVAAACNYAVYLLNRQDKPFCDSIEDSYDPENGLCEPCPYHGWCSSGSLECVHGYKKQGRKCIEDGVINQTTKKALDLLEEHVCKAYGQVLCKLPGKIWFQEAEIKDIIEEHVTRSSIGLKADTSKFIKDTMMEAVESVLEAKAINNRSKEYKCPDMLAEFHKPLHCRINQWIYKHAGILLAIFVLLVGLAKFTLNVHQKGKITHRAEQLYEQVCEILQENAMRAMSGENKGERWVVASWLRDQLLLPRERKHAILWKKVEELIMEDSRIDQYPKLIKGESKVVLEWQVDGPLTSMLKEKESASKAKTFSGNKGSYQNEEEKKYKVAAHLFS, encoded by the exons ATGCCCTCCGCCATCAGGAAGCGGCCGAAATCGTGGCCTCCGGAGACATCGAAACCTCTCCAGTTCATCGGAAGGGAGCCATCCACCGCGATCTTCCCTTCCAAAGCTGACCTCCTCAGGCTCTGTGCCGTCGTCGCCATTGCTGCTTCCGTAGCTGCTGCCTGTAACTATGCCGTGTACTTGTTGAATCGACAGGATAAGCCATTTTGCGACAGCATCGAGGATTCTTACGATCCCGAGAATG GTCTCTGTGAGCCTTGCCCTTACCATGGATGGTGCTCCAGTGGGAGTTTGGAGTGTGTTCATGGTTATAAGAAGCAGGGCAGGAAATGCATTGAAGATGGAGTCATCAATCAGACTACTAAGAAAGCT TTGGACCTGCTGGAGGAGCACGTTTGTAAGGCATACGGACAAGTTCTGTGCAAGCTACCTGGGAAAATTTGG TTTCAAGAGGCTGAAATAAAGGATATAATTGAAGAGCATGTAACACGGAGTAGCATTGGTTTGAAAGCTGACACTTCCAAATTTATAAAAGATACGATGATGGAAGCTGTGGAATCCGTGTTAGAAGCAAAAGCCATAAACAACAG AAGCAAGGAGTACAAATGTCCAGATATGTTAGCTGAATTTCATAAGCCTCTTCATTGTCGTATCAATCAGTGGATTTACAAGCATGCTGGCATTTTGCTTGCAATTTTTGTCTTA CTTGTAGGTCTAGCTAAGTTTACACTGAacgtacatcaaaaagggaagatCACACATAGAGCAGAGCAACTGTATGAGCAG GTATGTGAAATTCTCCAAGAGAATGCCATGAGAGCCATGAGTGGAGAGAATAAAGGAGAACGTTGGGTGGTTGCATCTTGGCTAAGGGATCAACTACTCTTACCAAGGGAAAGGAAGCATGCTATATTATGGAAAAAG GTTGAAGAACTTATTATGGAGGATTCTCGAATTGATCAATATCCGAAGTTAATCAAGGGAGAGTCTAAAGTAGTCTTGGAGTGGCAAG TTGATGGTCCGCTCACATCAATGCTCAAGGAGAAGGAATCTGCGAGCAAGGCAAAAACGTTCAGCGGCAACAAAGGATCGTAtcaaaatgaagaagaaaagaagtataAAGTAGCAGCGCATCTGTTTTCCTAG